In Lepidochelys kempii isolate rLepKem1 chromosome 8, rLepKem1.hap2, whole genome shotgun sequence, a single genomic region encodes these proteins:
- the LOC140916486 gene encoding neuropeptide Y receptor type 6-like, giving the protein MMAKPTQHPSVGLFNQTIANSSNSQFSHFDSCQPSFPAVFLLITAYTVVTIVGLFGNLCLIIIIKQQKEAQNVTNILIANLSLSDVLICIMCIPVTVAYTLMDYWIFGEAMCKISSFVQSMSVTVSIFSLVLIAVERYQLIVNPRGWKPNISHAYLGIIFIWGISLIISIPFFIFHQLSDEPFKNLSYHSDFYMNKVVCIEAWPSVAERLVFTTSLLVFQYCFPLGFIFICYLKIFVCLRRRHGKVDGMRENESRLNESKRINMMLISIVVTFAACWLPLNIFNVVFDWNYEVLMNCHHNLVFTLCHLVAMLSTCINPIFYGFLNKNFQKDLIVLIHHCRCFTSQEEYENIALSALNTDGSKGSLKLNNTPVNS; this is encoded by the coding sequence ATGATGGCGAAACCCACTCAGCATCCTAGTGTGGGTTTGTTTAATCAAACTATTGCAAACAGCAGCAACTCACAGTTTTCACACTTTGATTCATGTCAGCCTTCTTTCCCTGCAGTCTTCTTGCTCATCACGGCTTATACTGTCGTTACAATAGTGGGGCTTTTTGGAAACCTTTGCCTgattattataataaaacaacagAAGGAAGCTCAAAATGTTACAAATATTCTGATTGCCAATCTCTCCTTATCCGATGTCTTGATATGCATCATGTGCATTCCTGTCACAGTTGCATACACTTTGATGGACTACTGGATATTTGGCGAGGCTATGTGTAAAATAAGCtcttttgtacaaagtatgtctgtCACAGTCTCCATATTCTCACTTGTTTTAATTGCTGTCGAGAGGTACCAGTTAATAGTGAACCCACGTGGCTGGAAGCCGAATATTTCACACGCTTACTTGGGAATTATCTTCATTTGGGGGATTTCCCTTATCATATCCATTCCTTTTTTTATATTCCACCAACTATCTGATGAACCCTTTAAAAATCTCTCTTACCATAGCGATTTCTATATGAACAAAGTTGTTTGCATTGAGGCATGGCCATCAGTTGCGGAGCGACTGGTCTTTACGACCAGTCTGCTGGTTTTCCAGTATTGCTTCCCACTGGGCTTTATTTTTATCTGCTATCTCAAGATATTTGTATGTCTCCGGCGGAGACATGGTAAGGTGGACGGGATGAGGGAGAATGAGAGCAGACTAAACGAGAGCAAAAGGATTAACATGATGCTCATTTCAATTGTCGTGACCTTTGCAGCTTGCTGGTTGCCTCTAAATATATTTAATGTCGTTTTTGACTGGAACTATGAGGTCCTGATGAACTGCCACCATAACCTAGTGTTCACATTGTGCCACCTGGTAGCCATGCTCTCAACATGTATAAATCCTATCTTTTACGGATTTCTCAACAAGAATTTCCAGAAGGATTTAATAGTGTTAATTCACCACTGCAGATGCTTCACATCTCAGGAGGAATATGAGAACATCGCCCTTTCAGCCCTAAACACTGATGGATCCAAGGGGTCCTTAAAATTAAATAATACCCCTGTGAATAGCTAA